One genomic segment of Nocardia spumae includes these proteins:
- a CDS encoding cation:proton antiporter produces MSFSTLALVLVLGLAGPVLAWRSAWHIPVIVGELTAGIIVGTTGFGILDASDPMFVFLADMGFALVMFVAGTHVPVRDPRVRPALGVGALRAASVGLVAAAAGYLLAAAFGTGHGAIYAVLIGSSSAALVLPIIDAQGLRGRSVLELTAQVAIADTASIVALPLVIDLAEAGRAALGALAVAAAALVLFVALRWLERSGLRRRAHRVSEDRKFALELRISLAAVFALAALATRTHVSIMLAGFAAGLAVAGIGEPRRLARQLFAVTEGFLGPLFFIWLGARLNLREFADRPQLILLGLGLGLAAIAAHLLMRVLGQPITLGALAATQIGVPVAAVTVGSQLHVLARGEGAAIMLGALVTIVIAVGASVAAGRPVRAAGRGSAATAAD; encoded by the coding sequence GTGAGTTTCTCGACGCTGGCCCTCGTGCTGGTGCTCGGCCTGGCCGGACCGGTGCTGGCGTGGCGGTCGGCGTGGCACATCCCGGTGATCGTCGGCGAGCTGACGGCCGGAATCATCGTCGGTACCACCGGATTCGGGATCCTCGACGCCTCGGATCCGATGTTCGTCTTCCTCGCCGATATGGGTTTCGCCCTCGTGATGTTCGTCGCCGGAACCCATGTGCCGGTGCGTGATCCGCGAGTCCGCCCGGCCCTCGGGGTGGGTGCGTTGCGTGCCGCGTCGGTCGGCCTGGTCGCGGCGGCGGCCGGATATCTGCTCGCCGCCGCGTTCGGCACCGGCCACGGCGCGATCTACGCCGTGCTGATCGGATCCTCCTCCGCGGCGCTGGTGCTGCCGATCATCGATGCGCAAGGGCTGCGGGGCAGGTCGGTGCTCGAACTGACCGCTCAGGTGGCCATCGCCGACACCGCCTCGATCGTCGCGCTGCCGCTGGTGATCGATCTGGCCGAGGCCGGCCGGGCGGCACTCGGCGCGCTGGCGGTGGCGGCCGCGGCGCTGGTGCTGTTCGTGGCGCTGCGGTGGCTGGAACGTTCCGGGTTGCGCAGGCGGGCGCATCGAGTGTCCGAGGATCGGAAATTCGCGTTGGAGCTGCGAATCAGCCTGGCCGCGGTGTTCGCGCTGGCGGCTCTCGCCACCCGCACCCACGTGTCGATCATGCTGGCGGGATTCGCGGCCGGCCTGGCGGTGGCCGGAATCGGCGAACCCCGGCGGCTGGCGCGGCAACTGTTCGCCGTCACCGAGGGATTCCTCGGTCCGCTGTTCTTCATCTGGCTCGGCGCGCGGCTGAATCTGCGGGAGTTCGCGGACCGGCCACAGTTGATCCTGCTCGGTCTCGGGCTGGGCCTCGCCGCGATCGCCGCGCACCTGCTGATGCGGGTGCTCGGGCAGCCGATCACGCTGGGCGCCCTGGCGGCCACCCAGATCGGAGTGCCGGTCGCGGCGGTGACCGTGGGTAGTCAGCTGCACGTACTGGCCCGCGGTGAGGGGGCGGCGATCATGCTGGGCGCGCTGGTGACGATCGTGATCGCGGTGGGGGCCTCGGTGGCCGCCGGGCGACCGGTCCGGGCGGCCGGTCGCGGCTCGGCCGCCACCGCGGCGGACTAG
- a CDS encoding IclR family transcriptional regulator has translation MPTGNTGRAESSPPTRRVVSVVELLAAHEGSLTSAEIADALALNRSTVGAILGTLEESGWVRRLPDLGYVPGPALVVLGGRLGARLRDHEHLTRELRRLAERVACGAALTSIAGAEVIFVAVAGGPGVIPAGIEAGTRIPLRPPAGAAVLAHAGLPDQRTWLQQAPPERRAEFEQILETVRALGYCAWVLDADSLPTMRVLAEVVDHLSGHPAGKALRERVLALLGTIGGHAHTRADLDSDRELPISYLTVPVFDSEGQVAMELQIGPLCPAVDRAARAEYVREMTAAAQRIVSAD, from the coding sequence GTGCCGACTGGCAACACCGGGCGGGCCGAAAGCTCGCCGCCGACCCGGCGCGTGGTGTCGGTCGTGGAACTGCTCGCCGCGCACGAGGGTTCGCTGACCTCGGCGGAGATCGCCGACGCGCTGGCACTGAATCGCTCCACCGTCGGCGCGATCCTCGGCACCCTCGAGGAATCCGGGTGGGTGCGGCGGTTGCCGGACCTCGGCTATGTGCCCGGCCCGGCGCTGGTGGTGCTGGGTGGGCGGCTGGGCGCTCGGCTGCGCGACCACGAACATCTGACCCGGGAGCTGCGCCGGCTCGCCGAGCGGGTCGCGTGCGGTGCCGCCCTGACCTCGATCGCGGGCGCCGAGGTGATCTTCGTCGCGGTCGCCGGCGGTCCGGGCGTGATTCCGGCCGGCATCGAGGCCGGTACCCGGATTCCGCTGCGCCCACCCGCCGGCGCCGCCGTGCTGGCGCACGCCGGATTACCCGATCAGCGGACCTGGTTGCAGCAGGCGCCGCCGGAGCGACGGGCCGAATTCGAGCAGATCCTGGAAACCGTTCGGGCACTGGGATATTGCGCATGGGTCCTGGACGCCGACAGTCTGCCGACGATGCGCGTCCTCGCCGAGGTGGTCGACCATCTGTCCGGCCATCCGGCGGGCAAGGCACTGCGTGAACGCGTGCTGGCACTGCTCGGCACCATCGGCGGGCACGCGCACACCCGCGCCGATCTGGACAGCGACCGCGAACTGCCGATCAGTTATCTCACCGTCCCCGTCTTCGACAGCGAAGGACAGGTGGCGATGGAACTGCAGATCGGACCGTTGTGTCCCGCCGTCGATCGCGCGGCCCGTGCGGAGTACGTACGCGAAATGACCGCTGCCGCACAGAGGATCGTCTCCGCCGACTGA